A window of the Vibrio pomeroyi genome harbors these coding sequences:
- the ilvM gene encoding acetolactate synthase 2 small subunit, translated as MKRYLLDIKADDKPVLLERVLRVIRHRGFIVKQVAGTQNHESKVASVEIIVDSDRPISFLVNQIEKLWDVRTVDVISISRNELPNNNLQQKINA; from the coding sequence ATGAAAAGATACCTATTAGACATCAAAGCCGATGATAAGCCTGTACTACTAGAGCGTGTTCTTCGTGTTATCCGCCACCGTGGCTTTATTGTTAAGCAAGTCGCGGGCACTCAAAACCACGAAAGCAAAGTGGCGAGTGTTGAGATCATTGTAGACAGTGATCGTCCGATCTCTTTCTTGGTCAATCAAATCGAAAAGCTGTGGGATGTGCGTACCGTTGACGTTATCTCTATCAGTCGTAATGAATTGCCAAACAACAACTTACAACAAAAGATAAACGCATAA
- a CDS encoding DUF2860 domain-containing protein, translating to MKIKFTLLALSVAAAPAFAKLADEAGFSGEISINTGFTSSTSNFNTDADSTISSNDQKASSESSFLIAPLGSVAYTFGEKLNHQVYTGTARDDVATGTVVLEVGYKYQLESGMVIDASILPTIMSGETWANPYAEGVARSETDETGNAFRLKLDSIAGSAFSVDMAFATRDVENDLVEDALKRDADTFYLKGQYRQPISRTMMLVPSLIYQSTDAKGDAASFEQFGGEVSLFGGMGRHQYALTAGYNQRSYDASSMTFQKKRSDDNINLFAAYEYDQFMEWENWSFVALAGYGTSESNITFYDESQYIASVGLNYKF from the coding sequence ATGAAAATCAAATTTACGTTATTAGCACTGAGCGTTGCCGCAGCACCTGCTTTTGCCAAGCTTGCTGATGAAGCAGGTTTCAGTGGTGAAATCTCTATCAACACCGGTTTTACTTCTTCAACCTCAAACTTTAATACCGATGCTGACAGCACTATTTCATCTAATGATCAGAAGGCTTCTTCGGAAAGCTCATTTCTGATTGCTCCTTTAGGTAGCGTTGCGTACACCTTCGGCGAGAAATTGAACCATCAGGTTTACACAGGTACAGCACGTGATGACGTTGCAACGGGTACTGTGGTACTTGAAGTGGGTTACAAATACCAACTTGAATCTGGCATGGTGATCGATGCTTCAATTCTGCCAACCATTATGTCTGGTGAGACTTGGGCAAACCCTTACGCTGAAGGTGTTGCTCGAAGTGAAACAGACGAAACCGGTAATGCATTCCGTCTAAAACTAGATAGCATTGCTGGCTCGGCGTTTTCTGTTGATATGGCTTTCGCGACCAGAGATGTAGAAAATGATCTGGTTGAGGACGCACTAAAGCGTGATGCGGATACCTTCTACCTGAAAGGTCAGTACCGCCAACCGATTAGCCGCACCATGATGCTGGTTCCGTCTTTGATCTATCAATCAACAGACGCTAAAGGCGATGCTGCATCGTTCGAACAATTCGGTGGTGAAGTCAGCTTGTTCGGCGGTATGGGTCGTCACCAGTACGCACTAACTGCGGGTTACAACCAACGCTCTTACGATGCGAGCAGCATGACTTTTCAAAAGAAGCGCAGCGACGACAACATCAATCTATTCGCCGCGTATGAATATGACCAATTCATGGAATGGGAAAACTGGTCGTTTGTTGCTCTTGCCGGTTACGGAACTAGCGAATCAAACATTACCTTCTACGATGAATCACAATACATCGCTTCAGTTGGCTTGAACTACAAGTTCTAA
- a CDS encoding YifB family Mg chelatase-like AAA ATPase: protein MGLAIIHSRASVGVEAPEVTVEVHISNGMPGFTLVGLPETTVKESKDRVRSAIINSRFEFPSKRITVNLAPADLPKEGGRFDLPIALGILVASDQLPTSKIAQHEFIGELALSGELRSVKGVLPATLAADNVERCLVVPHHNGDQAALVGKGAHKSAQTLLEVCADMCGQAQLGLYRTEQHQVDVSEHRDLQDIIGQQQGKRALEIAAAGNHNLLFLGPPGTGKTMLASRLRDLLPEMSDDEAMETASVASLTQQEINQYNWKQRPFRSPHHSSSMAALVGGGSVPRPGEISLAHNGLLFLDEMPEFERKVLDSLREPLESGEIIISRVAGKTRFPARFQLVGALNPSPTGYYEGNQARANPQIILRYLNRLSGPLLDRFDMSLEIPLLPKGMLAEGGDRGETTQVVKQRVKQARQLMLSRNHKSNALLGSREIEKYCPLRREDAEFLETALHRLGLSIRAYHRIIKVARTIADLDGNEQIEKKHLSEALGYRAMDRLLKQLTAQAV, encoded by the coding sequence ATGGGACTCGCGATAATTCATAGCCGAGCAAGTGTGGGTGTAGAGGCGCCAGAAGTGACCGTAGAGGTCCATATAAGCAACGGAATGCCCGGTTTTACGCTGGTGGGTTTGCCTGAAACGACGGTCAAGGAATCCAAAGACAGAGTAAGAAGTGCCATCATCAACTCTCGCTTTGAATTTCCCTCGAAAAGAATCACGGTCAACCTTGCACCTGCTGATTTACCCAAAGAGGGCGGCCGTTTTGACCTGCCAATCGCACTAGGGATCTTGGTGGCATCCGATCAGCTACCCACATCTAAAATAGCTCAACATGAATTCATCGGCGAATTGGCATTGTCAGGAGAGTTGCGTTCAGTGAAAGGAGTACTACCCGCAACACTCGCTGCTGATAACGTCGAACGTTGCTTGGTTGTGCCACATCACAATGGCGATCAGGCAGCCTTAGTCGGTAAGGGAGCGCATAAGTCTGCACAAACCCTGTTAGAAGTTTGCGCAGACATGTGTGGTCAGGCTCAGCTTGGTTTGTATCGGACAGAGCAACATCAAGTTGATGTGTCTGAGCATCGTGACCTACAAGATATTATTGGTCAGCAGCAAGGCAAGCGAGCGTTGGAAATAGCCGCGGCTGGCAACCATAACTTATTGTTCCTTGGTCCTCCCGGAACGGGCAAGACCATGCTCGCTTCTCGACTACGTGACTTATTACCTGAAATGAGTGATGACGAGGCGATGGAAACCGCTTCGGTGGCTTCGTTAACACAGCAAGAGATCAATCAATACAACTGGAAGCAGAGGCCATTTCGTTCGCCTCACCATTCGAGTTCAATGGCGGCACTGGTCGGTGGTGGCTCAGTTCCTCGCCCCGGCGAGATCTCTCTGGCGCATAACGGATTACTATTTCTGGATGAAATGCCTGAGTTTGAGCGCAAGGTGCTTGATTCATTGCGAGAGCCGCTAGAGTCGGGCGAGATTATTATTTCACGAGTGGCAGGTAAGACTCGTTTCCCTGCGCGCTTTCAGTTGGTCGGTGCCTTGAATCCAAGTCCGACTGGTTATTACGAAGGCAATCAAGCACGAGCCAATCCGCAGATAATTTTGCGCTATCTCAACCGATTGTCTGGGCCGTTGCTTGATAGGTTTGATATGTCATTAGAGATCCCACTACTTCCCAAAGGGATGTTGGCTGAAGGTGGCGATCGTGGTGAAACCACTCAAGTGGTAAAGCAAAGGGTCAAACAAGCGCGTCAGTTAATGTTGTCTAGGAACCATAAATCGAATGCGTTACTAGGAAGTCGAGAAATTGAAAAATATTGCCCACTTCGACGTGAAGATGCGGAGTTTCTTGAAACCGCGCTGCATCGGTTGGGTTTATCGATTCGTGCTTATCATCGAATCATCAAGGTCGCACGCACTATCGCGGATCTGGATGGTAATGAACAGATTGAGAAGAAGCATTTATCGGAAGCGCTGGGCTATCGAGCTATGGATCGCTTGCTGAAACAGCTCACGGCTCAGGCGGTGTAG
- the ilvG gene encoding acetolactate synthase 2 catalytic subunit: MKGAELVVSALKQQGIETVFGYPGGAIMPIYDALYDGGVEHILCRHEQGAAMAAIGMARATQDVAVCMATSGPGATNLVTGLADAFMDSIPLVAITGQVASSHIGTDAFQEMDVIGMSLSCTKHSYLVTDIEELAPTLAEAFVVAKSGRPGPVIVDIAKDVQLAEAPVKTLPEFTPPAIPVATTDAIEQAQYFLSQATRPVLYVGGGVQLAKATDAVREFLRLNPMPAVSTLKGLGTIERDDPHYLGMLGMHGTKAANLVVQESDLLIVVGARFDDRVTGKLDTFAPHAKVIHIDIDAAEFSKLRLANAPIRGDINKIMPQLELSQDISSWVHHSEGLRSSFKWRYDHPGDLIFAPLLLKQLSDMMPASSIVSTDVGQHQMWAAQHIQPRDPQNFITSAGLGTMGFGLPAAMGASVGRPDDQSILISGDGSFMMNVQELGTLKRRQIPVKMVLLNNSRLGMVRQWQSLFFDGRHSETILDDNPDFVMLAKAFDIPGKTITRKEEVEPALKEMLESKTAYLLHVLIDEEENVWPLVPPGASNSEMLENT; this comes from the coding sequence ATGAAAGGCGCAGAACTAGTCGTATCCGCACTCAAGCAACAAGGAATTGAGACCGTATTTGGTTACCCAGGTGGTGCCATCATGCCAATCTACGATGCACTCTATGATGGCGGGGTTGAGCATATCCTATGTCGTCATGAGCAAGGCGCTGCAATGGCCGCGATCGGTATGGCTCGTGCAACACAAGATGTCGCTGTTTGTATGGCAACCTCAGGGCCAGGTGCAACTAACCTAGTTACTGGACTAGCCGATGCCTTTATGGATTCAATCCCATTGGTTGCTATCACAGGTCAGGTTGCAAGTTCCCACATTGGAACCGACGCATTCCAAGAGATGGATGTAATTGGTATGTCTCTGTCATGTACCAAGCACAGTTACCTAGTGACCGACATTGAAGAATTGGCTCCAACCTTAGCTGAAGCCTTTGTAGTCGCGAAGTCAGGCCGCCCAGGTCCAGTTATCGTCGATATTGCTAAAGATGTTCAACTAGCAGAAGCTCCTGTTAAAACTCTCCCAGAATTCACTCCACCAGCGATTCCTGTTGCGACAACCGATGCCATTGAACAGGCACAGTACTTTTTGTCTCAAGCAACCCGCCCTGTTTTATACGTAGGCGGTGGTGTTCAACTTGCTAAAGCGACTGATGCTGTTCGTGAGTTCTTACGTCTTAACCCTATGCCTGCGGTAAGTACACTGAAAGGCTTGGGTACTATCGAACGTGACGACCCACATTACCTTGGCATGCTAGGTATGCACGGCACCAAAGCCGCTAACCTAGTGGTTCAAGAGAGTGACCTGCTGATTGTTGTTGGCGCTCGTTTCGACGACCGAGTAACTGGCAAGCTTGATACCTTTGCACCACACGCAAAGGTTATCCATATCGATATCGATGCCGCTGAGTTCAGTAAACTGCGTCTTGCTAATGCGCCAATTCGTGGTGACATCAACAAGATCATGCCTCAGCTGGAACTTAGCCAAGACATCTCATCGTGGGTTCACCACTCTGAAGGCCTTCGTAGTTCATTCAAATGGCGCTACGACCACCCTGGCGATCTAATCTTTGCTCCACTACTGTTGAAGCAACTGTCAGACATGATGCCTGCAAGCTCTATTGTTTCGACCGATGTTGGCCAACACCAAATGTGGGCAGCTCAACACATTCAGCCTCGCGACCCACAAAACTTCATCACCTCTGCCGGATTAGGCACCATGGGCTTTGGCTTACCAGCCGCTATGGGTGCATCGGTTGGACGTCCTGATGACCAATCGATTCTTATCTCTGGTGATGGCTCATTCATGATGAACGTGCAAGAACTTGGTACGCTGAAACGCCGCCAAATCCCAGTGAAGATGGTGCTTCTAAACAACTCTCGCTTGGGTATGGTTCGCCAATGGCAATCGTTGTTCTTCGATGGCCGCCATAGTGAAACTATCCTAGATGACAACCCAGACTTCGTGATGCTAGCGAAAGCCTTCGATATCCCGGGTAAAACCATCACGCGCAAAGAAGAAGTAGAGCCAGCACTGAAAGAGATGCTAGAGAGCAAAACCGCTTACCTACTTCATGTTCTTATCGATGAAGAAGAGAACGTATGGCCACTAGTACCGCCAGGTGCTTCAAACAGTGAGATGTTGGAGAACACATAA